A region from the Ichthyobacterium seriolicida genome encodes:
- the truA gene encoding tRNA pseudouridine(38-40) synthase TruA, translating into MRYFIEISYCGYDYCGWQIQPEQYTIQGIIEDRISKILGKQINIVGASRTDSGVHAKQTFAHFDTDIIENIDKLVFKLNMFLPKDISIRNIFQVNADSHARFDATSRTYKYYISTVKNSFTYNYTYQIYNFLLDIEKMNESCKVLLDYTDFKCFSKSNTDVFTYNCDITLAHWEKKEDLLIFTIRSNRFLRNMVRAIVGTMMEISRDKITIDDLKNIIENSSNVSYSVPARGLYLTEIDYPKEIFKRNTIA; encoded by the coding sequence ATGAGATATTTTATAGAGATATCATACTGTGGATATGATTATTGTGGATGGCAGATACAACCTGAGCAATATACTATACAAGGGATAATAGAGGATAGGATTAGTAAAATACTTGGAAAACAGATAAATATAGTAGGAGCCAGTAGAACAGATTCTGGAGTACATGCCAAACAGACTTTTGCTCATTTCGATACGGATATAATAGAAAATATAGACAAATTAGTTTTTAAGCTCAATATGTTTTTACCAAAGGATATATCTATAAGAAATATTTTTCAAGTCAACGCAGATAGTCATGCTCGTTTTGATGCTACGAGTAGAACTTATAAATATTATATTTCAACTGTGAAAAACTCTTTTACGTATAATTATACGTATCAGATATATAATTTTCTTCTGGATATAGAAAAGATGAATGAATCTTGTAAAGTTCTATTAGATTATACTGATTTTAAATGTTTTTCCAAGTCAAATACAGATGTATTCACTTATAACTGTGATATCACATTAGCTCATTGGGAAAAAAAAGAAGATTTATTAATTTTCACTATAAGATCAAATAGATTTCTCAGAAATATGGTGAGAGCCATAGTAGGTACCATGATGGAAATTAGTAGAGATAAAATCACAATTGATGATCTGAAAAACATAATTGAAAATAGTTCTAATGTATCGTATTCTGTTCCAGCTAGAGGATTGTATCTCACCGAGATAGATTATCCTAAAGAAATATTCAAACGTAACACTATCGCTTAA
- a CDS encoding ComF family protein — translation MKYNLVESFFYGRVKIERATSFLLFKKKGLVQNLLHQLKYKNHPEIGYILGNWAYRELGKTDFFNECDIVIPVPLHKKKQRKRGYNQIHLFAKAISENLKIDLSLYNLVMKYQKDTQTEKSRFDRWEGVKNVFYLSKPQEVENKHILIVDDVITTGATIEACIKAIKNDVKGVKISVLTIALAS, via the coding sequence ATGAAATATAATCTCGTTGAATCTTTTTTCTACGGCAGAGTTAAAATAGAAAGAGCTACTTCTTTTCTGTTATTTAAGAAAAAGGGCTTAGTGCAAAACTTACTTCATCAATTAAAATATAAAAATCACCCTGAAATCGGTTATATCCTAGGTAATTGGGCATATAGAGAGCTAGGCAAAACAGATTTTTTCAATGAATGTGACATAGTTATACCCGTTCCTCTACATAAAAAGAAGCAGAGAAAAAGAGGGTATAATCAAATTCACCTCTTTGCTAAGGCCATATCAGAAAATTTGAAAATCGACTTGTCTCTTTACAATCTAGTAATGAAATATCAAAAAGATACTCAGACAGAAAAAAGTCGTTTCGATCGTTGGGAAGGTGTAAAGAATGTGTTTTATTTATCAAAACCACAGGAAGTAGAAAATAAACACATATTAATAGTAGACGACGTGATAACTACAGGAGCCACAATAGAAGCTTGTATAAAAGCCATTAAAAATGACGTTAAGGGGGTAAAAATAAGTGTACTTACAATTGCATTGGCAAGTTAA
- a CDS encoding tail fiber domain-containing protein: protein MKKSIFFRSFFLSLLASASLLSQTFPDRLSYQTLIRDNEGNLLRETPVNVRISLFVNDVSGNEKVAYSESHRVKTNKGGVASLKIGEGNKLSKYKDIKLTDLDWEVPHKIKVDLDLNNNGQYDVHKKSELLSVPYAIYAYTAGETLSQSNLNPNNAKIDNKLDSSFKVEVLDELTSIDKKNALSANMGRELSDQLKLKINADKVANDLTTDDATKVLSAKMGKKLKDQIDKLDLISGVQVLDELTSTDKKNALSANMGRELAEGLEKRIHENKIADNLTTDDATKVLSAKMGKKLKDQIDKLGLISGAQVLDELTSTDEKNALSANMGRELAEGLEKRIHENKIADNLITDDATKVLSAKMGKKLDEKINKTNTLIKVEDKKNNLITKWSGKGSNGTSAGTGKENILLGISSGNAITTGAQNTAFGFESLRDNTTGERNTSIGAYSLAFNTTGERNTSIGYASLYQLEDGTKNVGIGSHPLYSITTGSKNIAIGSFTLHRITSGSKNTAIGANALYNVTTGNKNIAMGSDAGYYIANGSTALTESNNSIFIGDNVKAKANNSLNEIVIGDGATGKGNNTVVIGKEGSIRSTHLGGVLHSGGFNKRSKMDGITYNVDDVVLYDGIFYKRIGASGISTNPSSDPNWEDISSHNLRKVGIDNLITKWSGKGSNGTSVGTGEENSFLGIRSGNTITTGSRNTAFGHESLRDNTTGTDNTSIGAFSLARNTTGSMNISIGPYSLFYSTTGIKNISIGYASLSRLADGRKNIGIGTHSLNIIAKGSENIAIGANALSNVKAASENIAIGASALHKITTGNNNTVIGSGAGYYIASGSITLNKSNNSIFIGAKVKALENNSVNEIVIGANAIGNGNNTVTIGNGYTTDIYLRGRVYAKSTLLTSDKRIKNIISISDKESDLKKLLDIEITDYTMRDTNKLGNQHFKKVIAQQIEGIVPNIVQKNRGVIPSVYEFSKSVETIDNMTSITTKKSHGFSKGDMVKLILDDNKESLVKVKEIKSNNTFMVELGYEVSPNKVFVYGKQVDDLRSVDYDGLTTLNISATQAVFNHVVDLEKESSIIKDENSVLKQEVKVLKEGLSNSRKEIKNLINILSKAKILDVKDLKSLTEE from the coding sequence ATGAAGAAAAGTATTTTTTTTAGGTCATTTTTTTTGTCACTATTAGCTAGTGCATCATTGCTTTCTCAAACCTTTCCTGATAGGTTAAGTTACCAGACCTTGATAAGAGATAATGAAGGAAATTTATTGAGAGAGACCCCAGTCAATGTTCGTATATCATTATTTGTTAATGATGTTTCAGGTAATGAGAAAGTCGCATACAGCGAATCCCATAGAGTCAAAACTAATAAAGGGGGCGTAGCGTCTTTAAAAATAGGAGAAGGGAATAAACTTTCCAAGTATAAAGATATTAAATTGACAGATCTAGATTGGGAAGTCCCTCATAAGATTAAGGTCGATTTAGATCTTAATAATAATGGACAATACGATGTGCACAAAAAAAGTGAGCTGCTTAGTGTCCCTTATGCTATATATGCTTACACTGCTGGGGAAACTTTGTCCCAAAGTAATTTAAATCCTAATAATGCAAAAATAGACAATAAGTTAGATTCCAGTTTTAAAGTAGAGGTATTAGATGAATTGACGTCTATTGATAAGAAAAATGCATTATCAGCCAATATGGGGAGGGAATTATCTGATCAATTAAAATTGAAAATTAATGCCGATAAAGTTGCAAATGATTTAACCACTGATGATGCTACAAAGGTATTATCTGCTAAAATGGGTAAAAAACTTAAGGATCAAATCGATAAGTTAGATCTTATTTCTGGAGTGCAAGTATTAGATGAATTAACGTCTACTGATAAGAAAAATGCATTATCAGCCAATATGGGTAGAGAGTTAGCTGAAGGTTTGGAAAAGAGGATTCATGAGAACAAAATAGCAGATAATTTAACCACTGATGATGCCACAAAGGTATTATCTGCTAAAATGGGTAAAAAACTTAAGGATCAAATCGATAAATTAGGTCTTATTTCTGGAGCGCAAGTATTAGATGAATTAACGTCTACTGATGAGAAAAATGCATTATCAGCCAATATGGGAAGAGAGTTAGCTGAAGGTTTGGAAAAGAGAATTCATGAGAACAAAATAGCAGATAATTTAATCACTGATGATGCTACAAAGGTATTATCTGCTAAAATGGGTAAAAAGCTTGATGAAAAAATAAATAAGACTAATACTCTCATCAAGGTAGAGGATAAAAAAAACAATCTCATAACTAAGTGGTCAGGAAAGGGCAGTAATGGAACTAGTGCAGGCACTGGTAAAGAAAATATTTTATTAGGTATAAGCTCTGGTAATGCCATAACCACTGGCGCTCAGAATACGGCTTTTGGCTTTGAAAGTTTGAGAGATAATACTACAGGCGAAAGGAATACTTCTATTGGCGCATATTCTCTGGCTTTTAACACTACAGGTGAAAGGAATACTTCTATTGGATACGCTTCTTTATATCAATTAGAAGACGGAACAAAAAATGTAGGAATAGGTTCACATCCTTTATATAGTATAACTACAGGGAGTAAAAATATAGCTATAGGGTCATTTACTTTACATAGAATAACTTCAGGGAGTAAAAATACAGCTATAGGGGCAAATGCCTTATATAATGTGACTACAGGGAATAAAAATATAGCTATGGGAAGCGACGCTGGTTATTATATTGCTAACGGATCAACAGCTCTCACTGAATCAAATAATTCTATTTTCATAGGAGATAATGTTAAAGCGAAAGCAAATAACAGCCTTAATGAGATAGTTATAGGTGATGGCGCTACAGGAAAAGGAAATAATACTGTAGTCATAGGTAAGGAAGGTAGTATTAGATCTACTCATTTGGGAGGTGTATTGCACAGTGGAGGTTTTAACAAAAGAAGTAAAATGGATGGAATTACTTATAACGTTGACGATGTAGTTCTTTACGATGGGATTTTTTATAAGAGAATAGGGGCTTCTGGCATTAGCACTAACCCATCTTCTGATCCTAATTGGGAAGATATTAGTTCTCATAACCTGCGAAAAGTAGGGATTGATAATCTCATAACTAAATGGTCAGGAAAGGGCAGCAATGGAACTAGTGTAGGTACTGGTGAGGAAAATAGTTTTTTAGGTATAAGGTCTGGTAATACCATAACAACTGGCAGTCGCAATACGGCTTTTGGCCATGAAAGTTTGAGAGATAATACTACAGGTACTGATAACACTTCTATTGGCGCATTTTCTCTCGCTCGTAACACTACAGGCTCTATGAATATTTCTATTGGCCCATATTCTCTATTTTATAGTACTACAGGTATTAAGAATATTTCAATTGGATACGCTTCTTTATCCCGATTAGCAGATGGAAGAAAAAATATAGGAATAGGTACACATTCTTTAAATATTATAGCTAAAGGGAGTGAAAATATAGCTATAGGGGCAAATGCTTTATCTAATGTGAAAGCAGCGAGTGAAAATATAGCTATAGGAGCATCTGCTTTACATAAAATAACTACAGGTAATAATAATACAGTTATAGGAAGTGGCGCTGGTTATTATATTGCTAGCGGATCAATAACTCTCAATAAATCAAACAACTCTATTTTCATAGGAGCTAAAGTTAAAGCACTAGAAAATAACAGCGTTAATGAAATAGTTATAGGGGCTAATGCGATAGGAAATGGGAATAATACTGTAACCATTGGTAATGGTTATACTACTGATATTTACTTAAGAGGAAGAGTTTATGCAAAGAGTACACTACTCACTTCTGATAAACGTATCAAAAACATAATAAGCATTTCAGATAAAGAATCAGACCTTAAAAAACTTTTAGATATAGAAATCACGGATTACACTATGAGAGATACTAATAAACTGGGCAATCAGCATTTTAAAAAAGTAATAGCTCAGCAGATAGAAGGTATAGTTCCAAATATTGTACAAAAGAATAGAGGTGTTATTCCTAGCGTCTATGAATTTTCGAAATCGGTAGAAACTATTGATAATATGACATCAATTACTACAAAGAAATCTCACGGTTTTTCTAAGGGAGACATGGTAAAATTAATTTTGGATGATAACAAAGAGAGTTTAGTTAAAGTAAAAGAGATAAAAAGCAATAATACTTTTATGGTAGAGTTAGGATATGAGGTATCTCCAAATAAAGTATTTGTATATGGTAAGCAAGTAGATGATTTGCGATCAGTAGATTACGATGGCCTTACCACTTTGAATATTTCAGCTACTCAAGCTGTTTTCAATCATGTAGTAGACTTAGAAAAAGAAAGTAGCATTATTAAAGATGAGAATAGTGTTCTTAAACAAGAGGTTAAGGTCCTTAAGGAAGGGCTTTCTAATTCTAGAAAAGAGATTAAGAATTTAATTAATATCTTAAGTAAAGCTAAGATTCTAGATGTTAAAGATCTTAAAAGTTTAACAGAAGAATAA
- a CDS encoding tail fiber domain-containing protein: protein MKKNIFFTSFFLSVLASVSLFSQTFPDRLSYQTLIRDNEGNLLKETPVNVRISLFVNDVSGNEKVTYSESHRVKTNKGGVASLKIGEGNKLSNYKDVKLTDLDWKVPHNVKVDLDLNNNGQYDVHKKSELLSVPYAIHSHSASEVDIVDNLSSHNSVIPLSANQGRILSKRIQTKIHKNKIVDNLNSSDATKVLSAAQGKALKEEIDNKLDSSLRVDVLDELTSTDKKNALSANKGRELAEDLEKRIHENKIADNLFTNDPNKVLSAAQGKALKAEIDKKLDSSLKVDVLDELTSTDKKNALSANMGRELSSQLKNKIGTDKVANDLMTDDVTKVLSANQGRILEDKKLDKIDIADNFNGGNGKVLSAAKGKELKEMIEKKAEKGDKGDTGQTGPQGPAGATGPKGPKGEKGDTGQVGPQGPAGAAGPKGEKGDTGVQGPPGPVKIIDELTSEDRISALSAKQGKRLNEKIEKAHTLIRPNGESNIITKWSGNGSNGTSGGTGIENIFLGISSGNAITTGYQNTAFGFESLRDNTTGERNTSIGAYSLADNTKGDRNTSIGAYSLARNTTGDRNTSIGYSSLSRLADGTKNVGIGSHPLYSITTGSNNIAIGPYSLYNVTAGNSNIAIGSDAGYFIADGLTALNKSNNSIFIGTDVRALAANSVNEIVIGDGAIGKGNNTVVIGKEGSITSTHLGGVLHSGGFNKRSKMSGVTYNVDDVVLYDGVFYKRTGSAGTSANPSSDPDWEDISSDKLRKVGTNNLITKWSGKGSNGTSAGTNEENSFLGIKSGNAITTGYRNTAFGFKSLKDNTTGYMNTSIGPYSLADNTKGALNTSIGYASLYKLLDGEENVGIGVRPLYNVTTGNSNIAIGNEAGYYMANGSTVLNKSNNSIFIGTDVKALAANSLNEIVIGYDATGKGDNTVVIGKEGSITSTHLGGVLHSGGFNKRSKMSGVTYNVDDVVLYDGIFYKRTGSAGTSTTPSSDPNWEDISSDKLLKVGSDNLITKWSGKLSNGTSAGTGKENSLLGISSGNAITTGYRNTAFGFKSLKANTTGYMNTSIGAYSLAFNTNGALNTSMGYASLYRLIDGEKNVGIGSHPLYMITTGSENTAIGSNALHNVTTGDNNIAIGSGAGYYIRDKKTPLKKSTNSIFIGANTKSLLDNSENEIVIGYDAIGHGNNTVTIGNAKTTTQIFLDARTVYAENIQVLSDKRIKSIIGISDKESDLKKLLDIEITDYSMRDTNKAGNQHFKKVIAQQIEGIVPNIVEKNRGVIPSVYESSSLVETIDNMTSITTKKSHGFSKGDMVRLILDDDRESLVKVKEIKSANAFVVDLGDEVSPNRVFVYGKQVDDLRSVDYDGLTTLNISATQALYEELSATKEKLDATEQKLFSSQKKLDILIKVLSNTNILSEKDIKTLTKE, encoded by the coding sequence ATGAAGAAGAATATTTTTTTTACGTCATTTTTTTTGTCAGTATTAGCTAGTGTATCATTGTTTTCTCAAACCTTTCCTGATAGGTTAAGTTACCAGACCTTGATAAGAGATAATGAAGGAAATTTATTGAAGGAGACCCCAGTCAATGTTCGTATATCCTTATTTGTTAATGATGTTTCAGGCAATGAGAAAGTCACATACAGCGAATCTCATAGAGTAAAAACTAATAAAGGAGGCGTAGCATCTTTAAAAATAGGAGAAGGGAATAAACTTTCCAATTATAAAGATGTTAAATTGACAGATCTAGATTGGAAGGTTCCTCATAATGTTAAGGTCGATTTAGATCTTAATAATAATGGACAATACGATGTACACAAAAAAAGCGAGCTGCTTAGTGTTCCTTATGCTATACATTCGCATAGTGCTAGTGAAGTTGATATTGTAGATAATCTAAGTTCTCATAATAGTGTAATCCCTCTATCAGCTAACCAAGGCAGAATATTGTCTAAAAGGATACAAACTAAGATCCATAAGAATAAGATCGTAGATAATTTAAATAGCAGTGATGCTACAAAGGTATTGTCAGCAGCGCAAGGAAAAGCCCTTAAGGAAGAAATAGACAATAAGTTAGATTCCAGTTTAAGGGTGGATGTATTAGATGAGTTGACATCTACTGATAAGAAAAATGCATTATCAGCTAATAAGGGAAGAGAGTTAGCTGAAGATTTAGAAAAGAGGATTCATGAGAACAAAATAGCGGATAATTTATTTACTAATGATCCTAATAAAGTATTGTCAGCAGCGCAAGGAAAAGCCCTTAAGGCAGAAATAGATAAAAAACTAGATTCTAGTTTAAAAGTAGATGTATTAGATGAGTTGACATCTACTGATAAGAAAAATGCATTATCAGCCAATATGGGTAGGGAATTATCCAGCCAATTAAAAAACAAGATTGGTACTGATAAAGTTGCAAATGATTTAATGACAGATGATGTTACAAAGGTATTATCAGCTAATCAAGGGAGAATTTTAGAGGATAAGAAATTAGATAAAATAGATATTGCTGATAATTTTAATGGAGGTAATGGTAAAGTTTTATCAGCCGCAAAGGGGAAAGAGTTAAAGGAGATGATAGAAAAAAAAGCAGAAAAGGGAGATAAAGGAGACACAGGTCAAACAGGACCACAAGGTCCAGCAGGTGCGACAGGACCAAAAGGACCAAAAGGTGAAAAAGGAGACACAGGTCAAGTAGGACCACAGGGTCCAGCAGGTGCTGCAGGTCCTAAAGGTGAAAAAGGAGACACGGGAGTGCAAGGTCCTCCAGGTCCAGTAAAAATTATAGATGAGTTAACTTCTGAGGATAGAATAAGTGCCTTATCAGCTAAACAGGGTAAACGTTTAAATGAAAAAATAGAAAAAGCACATACGCTTATAAGACCAAATGGAGAAAGTAATATTATAACTAAATGGTCAGGAAATGGGAGTAATGGAACTAGTGGAGGTACTGGTATAGAAAATATTTTTTTAGGTATAAGCTCTGGTAATGCCATAACCACTGGTTATCAGAATACGGCTTTTGGTTTTGAAAGTTTGAGAGATAATACTACAGGTGAAAGGAATACTTCTATTGGCGCATATTCTCTTGCTGATAACACTAAAGGTGATAGGAATACTTCTATTGGCGCATATTCTCTCGCTCGTAACACTACAGGTGATAGGAATACTTCTATTGGATACTCTTCTTTATCCCGACTAGCAGATGGAACAAAAAATGTAGGAATAGGCTCACATCCTTTATATAGTATAACTACAGGGAGTAATAATATAGCTATAGGGCCATATTCTTTATATAATGTGACTGCAGGTAATAGTAATATAGCTATAGGAAGTGACGCTGGTTATTTTATTGCTGACGGATTAACAGCTCTCAATAAATCAAATAATTCTATTTTCATAGGAACTGATGTTAGAGCGCTAGCAGCTAACAGCGTTAATGAGATAGTTATAGGTGATGGCGCTATAGGAAAAGGAAATAATACGGTAGTAATAGGTAAGGAAGGTAGTATTACATCTACTCATTTAGGAGGTGTATTGCACAGTGGAGGTTTTAACAAAAGAAGTAAAATGAGTGGGGTTACTTATAACGTTGACGATGTAGTTCTTTATGATGGGGTTTTTTACAAAAGAACAGGATCTGCTGGCACTAGCGCTAACCCATCTTCTGATCCTGATTGGGAAGATATTAGTTCTGATAAACTGCGAAAAGTAGGGACTAATAATCTCATAACTAAATGGTCAGGAAAGGGCAGTAATGGAACTAGTGCAGGTACTAATGAAGAAAATAGTTTTTTAGGTATAAAATCTGGTAATGCCATAACCACTGGCTATCGGAATACGGCTTTTGGCTTTAAAAGTTTGAAAGATAATACTACAGGTTATATGAATACTTCTATTGGCCCATATTCTCTTGCTGATAACACTAAAGGTGCTCTGAATACTTCTATTGGATACGCTTCTTTATACAAATTATTAGATGGAGAAGAAAATGTAGGAATAGGCGTACGTCCTTTATATAATGTAACTACAGGTAATAGTAATATAGCTATAGGAAATGAAGCTGGTTATTATATGGCTAACGGATCAACGGTTCTCAATAAATCAAATAATTCTATTTTCATAGGAACAGATGTTAAAGCGCTAGCGGCTAACAGCCTTAATGAGATAGTTATAGGTTATGACGCTACAGGAAAAGGAGATAATACGGTAGTCATAGGTAAGGAAGGTAGTATTACATCTACTCATTTAGGAGGTGTATTGCACAGTGGAGGTTTTAACAAAAGAAGTAAAATGAGTGGGGTTACTTATAACGTTGATGATGTAGTTCTTTACGATGGGATTTTTTATAAGAGAACAGGATCTGCTGGCACTAGCACTACCCCATCTTCTGATCCTAATTGGGAAGATATTAGTTCTGATAAATTGCTAAAAGTAGGGAGCGATAATCTCATAACTAAATGGTCAGGTAAGCTCAGTAATGGAACTAGTGCAGGTACTGGTAAAGAAAATAGTCTTTTAGGTATAAGCTCTGGTAATGCCATAACCACTGGCTATCGGAATACGGCTTTTGGCTTTAAAAGTTTGAAAGCTAATACTACAGGTTATATGAATACTTCTATTGGCGCATATTCTCTAGCTTTTAACACTAATGGTGCTCTGAATACTTCAATGGGATACGCTTCTTTATACAGATTAATAGATGGAGAAAAAAATGTAGGAATAGGCTCACACCCTTTATATATGATAACTACAGGGAGTGAAAATACAGCTATAGGGTCAAATGCTTTACATAATGTGACTACAGGTGATAATAATATAGCTATAGGAAGTGGCGCTGGTTATTATATTCGTGACAAAAAAACACCTCTCAAGAAATCAACTAATTCTATTTTCATAGGAGCTAATACTAAATCATTATTAGATAACAGCGAGAATGAGATAGTTATAGGTTATGACGCTATAGGACATGGGAATAATACTGTAACCATTGGTAATGCTAAGACCACTACTCAAATTTTCTTAGACGCAAGAACTGTTTATGCAGAAAATATACAAGTTCTTTCTGATAAACGTATCAAGAGCATAATAGGCATTTCAGATAAAGAATCAGACCTTAAAAAACTTTTAGATATAGAAATCACGGATTACAGTATGAGAGATACTAATAAAGCCGGTAATCAGCATTTTAAAAAAGTAATAGCTCAGCAGATAGAAGGTATAGTTCCAAATATTGTAGAAAAGAATAGAGGTGTGATACCTAGCGTCTATGAATCATCGAGTTTGGTAGAAACTATTGATAATATGACATCAATTACTACAAAGAAATCTCACGGTTTTTCTAAGGGAGATATGGTAAGATTAATTTTGGATGATGACCGAGAGAGTTTAGTTAAAGTAAAAGAGATAAAAAGTGCTAATGCTTTTGTGGTAGATTTAGGAGATGAGGTATCTCCAAATAGAGTATTTGTATATGGTAAGCAAGTAGATGATTTACGATCAGTAGATTACGATGGTCTTACCACTTTAAATATTTCAGCTACTCAAGCTCTTTATGAAGAACTTTCGGCCACTAAGGAAAAATTAGATGCTACTGAGCAAAAGCTTTTTAGTTCTCAAAAGAAGTTAGATATTCTAATAAAGGTATTGAGCAATACAAATATTCTCAGCGAGAAAGATATCAAAACTTTAACAAAAGAATAA